Proteins from a genomic interval of Afifella aestuarii:
- a CDS encoding ABC transporter substrate-binding protein, translating to MSIVMTRETEMRPHPKALEAQELMARGRLSRRSFIRIAALTGMSAAAAYAMAGLPTPVYAQTIGNVPFQNPDDDPQEGGIIKVGMQVQKMDDPATYAWTEASNQTRHILEYLTYTTPDNVTHPMLAESWEASDDLTEWTFYIRRGVRWHNGEELVADHIRFNVERWCDPALGSSNLGLASIAAMLEEVESDDDTDEDEDAAPKLVKRLREDAVEVVDDHTIRFRLSRPVLSFPEDMYNYPTAIVHPSFKAPFSDNPIGTGPFALAELVVGQRCILKRVREIDEEPFQYWGGAVFLDEIHYYDVPEDTQLTSFASGDIDAIFEFGVEQMELAQALDGNILSTRTAQTLCLRFQIDQEPWTDKRVRQAFVKACDNAAMLPQVFPESGDVGWNHHVSPIHPEYFPLPKLERDVEAAKALLAEAGQENLEVTVACGKTDGPWQQTVCEIVRDQVKEAGITLNINIMATAKYWEIWKDTPFGATQWTHRPLGTMALSLGYRTGVPWNETHYSNPEFDAALDEAETILDAQKRKAAMEKVEKILQDDAVMVQPIFRPVYTISSKKVHGYPAHPSQYHQFNKVWIEH from the coding sequence GTGAGCATTGTCATGACGCGTGAGACCGAGATGCGGCCCCACCCCAAGGCTTTGGAAGCGCAGGAGCTGATGGCGCGCGGGCGCCTGAGCCGTCGCTCCTTCATCCGCATCGCCGCCTTGACGGGAATGTCGGCCGCCGCCGCTTACGCCATGGCGGGCCTGCCCACCCCGGTCTATGCGCAGACGATCGGCAACGTGCCTTTTCAGAATCCGGACGACGACCCGCAGGAAGGCGGCATCATCAAGGTCGGCATGCAGGTCCAGAAAATGGACGATCCGGCCACCTATGCCTGGACGGAGGCATCCAACCAGACCCGGCATATTCTCGAATATCTGACCTACACGACGCCGGACAACGTCACCCACCCGATGCTGGCGGAAAGCTGGGAAGCCTCCGACGATCTGACCGAATGGACGTTTTACATCCGTCGCGGGGTTCGCTGGCACAACGGCGAGGAGCTCGTCGCCGACCACATCCGCTTCAACGTCGAGCGCTGGTGTGATCCGGCGCTCGGCTCCTCCAATCTCGGCCTCGCCTCGATCGCAGCGATGCTCGAGGAGGTGGAATCCGACGATGACACGGATGAGGACGAGGATGCAGCGCCAAAGCTTGTGAAGAGGCTGCGCGAGGATGCCGTCGAGGTGGTCGACGACCACACCATCCGTTTCAGGCTGTCCCGGCCCGTGCTCTCCTTCCCGGAGGATATGTACAATTATCCGACGGCCATCGTGCATCCGAGCTTTAAGGCACCCTTTTCGGACAATCCGATCGGCACCGGTCCGTTTGCTCTGGCCGAGCTTGTCGTCGGCCAGCGCTGCATCCTGAAGCGCGTGCGCGAGATCGACGAGGAGCCGTTCCAGTACTGGGGTGGAGCGGTGTTTCTCGACGAGATCCACTATTATGACGTTCCGGAAGACACCCAGCTCACGTCGTTTGCATCCGGCGACATCGACGCGATCTTTGAATTCGGCGTCGAGCAGATGGAGCTCGCCCAGGCGCTCGACGGGAATATTCTTTCGACCCGCACAGCGCAAACGCTCTGCCTGCGCTTCCAGATCGATCAGGAGCCGTGGACCGACAAAAGGGTGCGGCAGGCGTTCGTCAAAGCCTGTGACAATGCCGCGATGCTTCCTCAGGTTTTTCCCGAGAGCGGCGATGTCGGCTGGAACCACCATGTCTCACCGATCCATCCGGAATACTTCCCGCTGCCGAAGCTCGAGCGCGACGTCGAGGCTGCGAAAGCTCTCCTCGCCGAGGCGGGGCAGGAGAACCTCGAAGTCACGGTGGCTTGCGGCAAGACCGACGGCCCCTGGCAGCAGACGGTCTGCGAGATCGTTCGCGATCAGGTGAAGGAAGCCGGCATCACCTTGAACATCAACATCATGGCGACGGCGAAATACTGGGAGATCTGGAAGGATACGCCCTTCGGCGCGACGCAATGGACGCACCGTCCGCTCGGCACCATGGCTCTGTCGCTCGGCTACCGAACCGGTGTGCCCTGGAACGAGACGCATTATTCCAATCCGGAATTCGATGCCGCGCTCGACGAGGCGGAAACGATTTTGGATGCGCAGAAGCGCAAGGCCGCCATGGAGAAGGTGGAGAAGATCCTTCAGGACGATGCAGTGATGGTCCAGCCGATCTTCCGCCCGGTCTACACGATCTCCTCCAAGAAAGTGCACGGCTACCCCGCGCATCCGAGCCAGTACCATCAGTTCAACAAGGTCTGGATCGAGCATTGA
- a CDS encoding iron-containing alcohol dehydrogenase, with protein MLGTTMNQVADFADIPVVFGPGRATRIAQDVSALVGEAANVLLVADSGLRPHGHILCLEEALLGAGHQLAIYDDVSGEPMEAQVAEAVAAGSGDWTKLVIALGGGSAIDLGKITAAMLANPGEVTRYRMAEMPFAAKAIPMIAMPTTSGSGAEFTATADLLADDGTNYWYRAPELMPALVLLDPELVCTLPGLPTATTGIDALVHAVEAATGRRASRESQAAALSAIWLLCENLPVVMSEPDNLAARAGMMQGAALAGIAIEKTGTGLAHNIGYALGTLAPIPHGLAVAIGMAATADWAVEGNPEGFAAVAEAMGSERKPEAFAPAFRALCAEIGLSLDPPALSGISVEALVARMGAEENAPMLEANTRFIGDRDLPQLAARVLQKEARNAA; from the coding sequence ATGCTGGGAACCACGATGAATCAGGTCGCCGATTTTGCTGACATTCCGGTCGTCTTCGGCCCGGGACGTGCGACGCGGATCGCGCAGGACGTGTCGGCGCTCGTCGGCGAGGCTGCGAACGTCCTGCTGGTCGCCGATTCCGGCCTGCGTCCGCACGGCCATATTCTCTGCCTCGAAGAGGCGCTCTTGGGCGCCGGTCATCAGCTGGCGATTTACGACGACGTCTCCGGCGAGCCGATGGAAGCTCAGGTGGCCGAGGCCGTTGCCGCCGGGTCCGGCGATTGGACGAAGCTCGTTATCGCGCTTGGCGGCGGCTCGGCGATCGATCTCGGCAAGATCACCGCGGCGATGCTCGCCAATCCGGGCGAGGTAACGCGCTACCGCATGGCGGAGATGCCGTTTGCCGCCAAGGCCATTCCTATGATTGCCATGCCGACCACCTCCGGCAGTGGTGCCGAGTTCACCGCGACGGCCGATCTTCTGGCCGATGACGGCACCAATTACTGGTACCGCGCGCCGGAGCTGATGCCCGCGCTCGTGCTTCTCGATCCCGAACTTGTCTGCACGCTTCCGGGGCTTCCGACGGCCACCACCGGCATCGATGCCCTGGTGCATGCGGTGGAAGCGGCGACCGGCCGGAGGGCGAGCCGCGAAAGCCAGGCGGCTGCGCTCTCTGCCATCTGGCTCCTTTGCGAGAACCTGCCCGTCGTGATGAGCGAGCCCGACAATCTCGCGGCCCGCGCCGGCATGATGCAGGGAGCGGCCCTAGCTGGGATCGCGATCGAGAAGACGGGAACCGGGCTAGCCCACAATATCGGCTATGCGCTGGGCACCCTTGCGCCGATCCCGCATGGCCTTGCGGTCGCCATCGGCATGGCGGCGACTGCGGATTGGGCGGTGGAAGGAAACCCGGAGGGTTTTGCGGCGGTGGCGGAGGCCATGGGGAGCGAACGAAAGCCTGAGGCCTTTGCGCCGGCCTTTCGTGCCCTTTGCGCCGAGATCGGCTTGTCGCTCGACCCGCCGGCTTTGTCCGGCATTTCCGTCGAAGCGCTTGTTGCGCGCATGGGTGCGGAGGAAAATGCCCCGATGTTGGAGGCGAACACCCGCTTCATCGGTGATCGCGACCTGCCGCAGCTCGCGGCGCGGGTGCTGCAAAAAGAGGCCAGAAACGCTGCTTAA
- a CDS encoding DUF4760 domain-containing protein, with translation MTPHALLVACGVFVLMALAALFLASTSELSLVDVGVPVSLFSAVAGFLFNSAVKLHSEARDRAFDFLKEHSENDKLHAALARVGEFGRMHVNVTEAEAIRLVRQMIETKASPNALAGSEAKGMIDEGLLLAILRAGNFFEVMEIATRNGAVNEGIVRDYYREPLHRFHAIAAPIISVFRNSPPKPNSPYENVERPRALIGVDQLLGRWPLPVSPHPVSGRE, from the coding sequence ATGACCCCGCATGCGCTCTTGGTGGCGTGCGGGGTTTTTGTTTTAATGGCCCTTGCTGCACTCTTTCTGGCCAGCACCTCCGAACTTTCGTTGGTCGATGTGGGTGTGCCAGTCTCACTGTTTTCGGCTGTGGCCGGCTTTCTTTTCAATTCAGCAGTGAAGCTCCATTCTGAAGCGCGCGACCGCGCGTTTGATTTTCTCAAGGAGCATAGTGAGAACGATAAGCTGCATGCTGCCCTCGCGCGTGTCGGCGAGTTTGGTCGCATGCACGTGAACGTGACGGAGGCGGAGGCCATACGCCTCGTAAGGCAGATGATAGAGACCAAGGCCTCGCCGAACGCTCTTGCGGGGAGCGAGGCGAAAGGGATGATCGACGAGGGTCTCTTACTCGCTATACTGAGGGCGGGTAACTTCTTCGAAGTCATGGAGATCGCGACGCGCAACGGTGCGGTCAACGAGGGCATAGTTCGCGACTATTACCGCGAGCCATTGCATCGCTTTCATGCAATTGCAGCGCCTATAATCTCTGTCTTTCGGAATTCCCCGCCGAAGCCGAATTCCCCCTATGAAAATGTTGAACGGCCCCGCGCATTGATTGGAGTTGACCAGCTTCTTGGGCGGTGGCCGCTCCCTGTTTCGCCTCACCCGGTCTCGGGTCGGGAATGA
- a CDS encoding sarcosine oxidase subunit alpha family protein, translated as MAGFRTDTFGTRIDRDQPLRFTFDGKPVEAFSGDTIASALLASGRTIVARSFKYHRPRGVFAAGSEEPNALVTTGTGGETEPNVQATTRLVSDGLVVTGQNAYPSVDRDVGAINQVLAPFFGAGFYYKTFMGPMKRSWMWYEPSIRAAAGMGRASLSPDPARYERANAFADLLVVGGGPAGLAAALTAGRVGARVLIADEGHVLGGAIDLDDARINGTAAIDWAKEAADELDAMPNVRVLRQTAVWGYYDANVLAAFEDCSASGLTRARHWRLQARQVVLATGSYERPIVFAGNDRPGVMLVSAALAYARRFGVMVGRQAVLFCNNDQAWLNAAALAEEGLQITAIVDPREDLPAELTEPLEQAGARLLTGRVVIAAQGKKAVEKAVVMAADGSGETTTLECDTLLVSGGSNPVINLASQAGGAPTWNADIAAFVPGTQREAWVPAGAMIGAARLGEVLKQGAVAGQASCELLGLRCPLPSFKVDSRGGNLRASVEDGGLKSLFEVKAPAGRRFGKFDKAFVDLQHDVTAEDIRLAAREGFESPEHVKRYTTLGMANDQGKTSNVTGLAILAEAREVPMSEAGTTRFRPPFVPVPLGTLAGRARGAQMRPVRRSPLHATHVTAGAPMAASGLWMEPRAYPRPGEAAEKAALREAAHVREAVGIADISSTGKIDVAGPDAAAFLDRLYTNLFSNLTTGQTRYGVMLREDGLIFADGTALRLSKDHFLLTTQAAKAEMVVTHLEYLLAIAWPDLRVTVTSVTEQYAGIAVSGPKSRTLVSRIVEGRDMDNRAFPYRDVHRATVTGLPVVVARLSSSGEDGYEIYIGGDHGVFLWKRLLETGKDLGVLPYGIEATDILRIEKGYPGAAEFDGRRSLEDFGMEKILSKKKNCVGRPLALREALTSQDRLQLVGLLALDGATVQAGAHLVKGESAEKPGESEGHVTSATYSPAMKSHIALALLRGGRERHEEVLYAADPLRGTHNRVRVVDPQFYDPDGSRPNG; from the coding sequence ATGGCGGGCTTTCGCACAGACACATTCGGCACGCGCATCGACCGCGACCAGCCGCTTCGCTTCACCTTCGACGGCAAGCCGGTGGAGGCGTTTTCCGGCGACACGATCGCGTCCGCACTTCTCGCCTCCGGCCGCACAATCGTGGCGCGCTCGTTCAAATATCATCGCCCGCGCGGCGTCTTCGCTGCTGGCAGTGAAGAGCCGAACGCGCTGGTGACGACTGGCACGGGCGGCGAGACGGAGCCCAATGTGCAGGCGACGACCCGGCTCGTCTCCGATGGGCTCGTCGTTACTGGGCAGAACGCCTACCCTTCAGTCGATCGCGATGTCGGCGCCATCAACCAGGTCCTCGCCCCCTTCTTCGGCGCCGGCTTCTACTACAAGACCTTCATGGGGCCGATGAAGCGCTCCTGGATGTGGTACGAGCCGTCGATCCGCGCCGCCGCGGGCATGGGACGCGCGAGCCTGTCACCCGACCCGGCGCGCTACGAACGTGCCAATGCCTTTGCCGATCTCCTCGTCGTCGGTGGCGGTCCGGCCGGGCTTGCCGCGGCGCTGACGGCGGGACGGGTCGGCGCCCGGGTCCTCATCGCCGATGAAGGGCATGTGCTCGGCGGCGCAATCGATCTCGACGACGCACGCATCAACGGCACGGCGGCGATCGACTGGGCGAAGGAAGCGGCCGACGAGCTCGACGCCATGCCCAATGTGCGCGTTCTGCGGCAGACCGCTGTCTGGGGCTATTACGACGCCAACGTTCTCGCAGCCTTTGAGGACTGCAGCGCCAGCGGGCTCACGCGGGCGCGCCACTGGCGGCTGCAGGCCCGGCAGGTGGTGCTCGCCACGGGCTCTTACGAACGTCCGATCGTCTTTGCCGGCAACGACCGGCCGGGCGTGATGCTCGTCTCCGCCGCGCTCGCCTATGCACGCCGCTTCGGCGTCATGGTCGGCCGACAGGCGGTTCTCTTCTGCAACAACGATCAGGCGTGGCTCAATGCGGCCGCCCTTGCCGAAGAGGGGCTGCAGATCACAGCCATCGTCGATCCGCGCGAGGACTTGCCGGCTGAACTGACAGAGCCGCTCGAACAGGCGGGCGCGCGCCTCCTCACCGGCCGTGTCGTCATCGCGGCTCAGGGCAAGAAGGCCGTCGAGAAGGCGGTCGTGATGGCGGCCGACGGCAGCGGCGAGACGACTACGCTCGAATGCGACACGCTGCTTGTCTCCGGCGGCAGCAACCCCGTCATCAATCTCGCAAGCCAGGCCGGCGGCGCCCCCACCTGGAACGCAGACATCGCCGCCTTCGTACCCGGCACACAGCGCGAAGCCTGGGTGCCCGCCGGCGCGATGATCGGCGCGGCGCGGCTCGGCGAAGTTCTGAAACAGGGCGCGGTCGCGGGCCAGGCCTCCTGCGAACTCCTCGGCCTGCGCTGCCCGCTCCCCTCCTTCAAGGTGGACAGCCGCGGCGGCAATCTGCGGGCCTCGGTGGAAGATGGCGGGCTCAAATCCCTGTTTGAGGTGAAAGCCCCGGCAGGTCGCCGGTTCGGCAAATTCGACAAGGCCTTCGTCGACCTCCAGCACGATGTCACCGCAGAGGATATCCGGCTTGCCGCGCGCGAGGGTTTTGAGAGCCCGGAACATGTGAAGCGCTACACCACGCTCGGCATGGCGAACGATCAGGGCAAGACATCGAACGTCACCGGCCTCGCCATTCTGGCGGAGGCCCGCGAGGTGCCGATGTCCGAGGCCGGCACGACGCGCTTCCGCCCGCCTTTCGTCCCCGTGCCGCTCGGCACGCTCGCCGGACGCGCCCGCGGCGCACAGATGCGCCCGGTGCGCCGTTCACCGCTGCATGCCACGCATGTCACGGCCGGAGCGCCGATGGCAGCCTCGGGCTTGTGGATGGAACCCCGCGCCTATCCGAGGCCCGGCGAAGCCGCGGAGAAGGCCGCATTGCGCGAGGCCGCGCATGTGCGCGAAGCCGTCGGCATCGCCGATATCTCCTCCACGGGCAAAATCGATGTCGCGGGCCCCGATGCGGCGGCCTTCCTCGACCGCCTCTACACCAACCTCTTCTCCAATCTGACGACCGGGCAGACGCGTTATGGCGTCATGCTGCGCGAGGATGGGCTGATCTTCGCCGACGGCACCGCCTTGCGTCTCTCCAAGGACCATTTCCTGCTCACCACTCAGGCCGCGAAGGCGGAGATGGTGGTGACGCATCTGGAATATCTTCTCGCCATCGCCTGGCCGGATCTGCGCGTCACCGTGACGTCCGTCACCGAGCAATATGCCGGCATCGCCGTCTCCGGCCCGAAATCGCGCACGCTCGTCAGCCGCATCGTCGAAGGCCGGGATATGGACAATCGGGCCTTCCCGTACCGGGACGTGCATCGTGCCACCGTCACCGGCCTTCCCGTCGTCGTGGCGCGGCTCTCCTCATCCGGGGAAGACGGCTACGAGATCTATATCGGCGGAGATCACGGCGTCTTCCTGTGGAAGCGTCTTCTGGAGACGGGAAAGGATCTCGGCGTCCTGCCCTATGGCATTGAAGCGACAGATATTCTGCGCATCGAGAAGGGCTATCCCGGCGCGGCGGAATTCGACGGGCGGCGCAGCCTTGAAGATTTCGGTATGGAAAAAATCCTGTCGAAGAAGAAGAACTGCGTCGGCCGGCCGCTCGCCTTGCGCGAGGCCCTGACCTCGCAAGACCGCCTTCAGCTCGTCGGCCTCCTGGCGCTCGACGGCGCGACCGTTCAGGCCGGCGCGCATCTCGTCAAAGGCGAAAGTGCGGAAAAGCCCGGCGAGTCCGAAGGCCACGTCACTTCGGCGACCTACAGCCCGGCCATGAAGAGCCATATCGCGCTGGCGCTTCTGCGCGGCGGACGGGAGCGGCACGAAGAGGTTCTCTACGCCGCCGATCCCCTGCGCGGGACACATAACCGGGTGCGGGTCGTGGACCCGCAATTCTACGATCCCGACGGGAGCCGCCCCAATGGCTGA
- a CDS encoding sarcosine oxidase subunit delta, whose product MLIPCPVCGLRDVGEFTYWGDAGVKRPSHREKEAGPWIPYVYERKNLRGEHKEIWQHEHGCRQFLIATRNTETHEVLDTKLAGPFGGDE is encoded by the coding sequence ATGCTGATCCCATGTCCCGTCTGCGGGCTGCGCGATGTCGGCGAATTCACCTATTGGGGCGATGCGGGCGTGAAGCGCCCGTCGCACCGGGAAAAAGAAGCCGGACCGTGGATTCCCTACGTCTATGAGCGCAAGAATTTGCGCGGCGAGCACAAGGAAATCTGGCAGCACGAACATGGCTGCCGGCAGTTCCTGATCGCCACGCGCAACACCGAGACGCATGAAGTGCTGGACACCAAACTCGCCGGCCCGTTCGGGGGAGACGAGTGA
- a CDS encoding sarcosine oxidase subunit beta family protein: MAEYSALRVLTQGITGNRGWRPAWSKAEPKPRYDAIIVGGGGHGLATAFYLAKNHKLTNIAVVERGWIGQGNVGRNQTIVRSNYLLPENHRFYEWSLKLWEGLSQELNYNVMFSQRGVLNLAHSPEQFDRLAERGNALKLAGIDAELVSREGVSRLCPGLDISPGARFPVIGGLLQKRGGTARHDAVAWGYARAADRLGVDIIENTPVTGFIKEAGKVVGVETPRGQIKATKVGVSVAGMTSDVMRLAGVDNLPIESHLLQAFVTEPVKPLIHTVVAYGCGNMYVTQSDKGGLVFGGGLDLYNSYAQRGNLPAVHEMTEQLLALFPNVSRLKLLRSWGGIMDMSMDGSPIIDKGPLPGLYLDCGWCYGGFKATPAAGWCFAHTIANDEPHPLNAAYRLDRFKDGRVLDEAGVGPTPRLH, encoded by the coding sequence ATGGCGGAATATTCGGCCCTGCGGGTCCTGACCCAGGGCATTACGGGAAATCGCGGCTGGCGTCCGGCGTGGAGCAAGGCGGAGCCGAAGCCACGCTACGACGCCATCATCGTCGGTGGCGGTGGCCATGGTCTTGCCACGGCCTTCTATCTCGCCAAGAACCACAAGCTCACCAATATCGCCGTCGTCGAGCGGGGCTGGATCGGCCAGGGCAATGTCGGGCGCAACCAGACCATCGTGCGCTCCAATTACCTCCTGCCGGAAAACCATCGCTTCTACGAATGGAGCCTGAAATTGTGGGAGGGCCTGTCGCAGGAGCTCAACTACAATGTCATGTTCTCGCAGCGCGGCGTCCTCAATCTCGCGCATTCGCCCGAACAGTTCGACCGTCTTGCAGAGCGCGGCAATGCGCTCAAACTCGCCGGCATCGATGCAGAGCTCGTTTCCCGCGAAGGCGTCTCGCGGCTCTGCCCCGGCCTCGACATTTCGCCGGGCGCCCGCTTTCCGGTTATCGGCGGGCTTCTGCAAAAGCGCGGCGGCACCGCTCGCCACGACGCCGTCGCCTGGGGCTATGCCCGCGCCGCCGACCGGCTCGGCGTCGATATCATCGAGAACACGCCCGTCACCGGCTTCATCAAGGAGGCGGGCAAGGTCGTCGGCGTGGAGACACCGCGCGGGCAGATCAAGGCCACCAAGGTCGGCGTCTCCGTCGCCGGCATGACATCCGACGTGATGCGGCTTGCCGGCGTCGACAATCTGCCGATCGAAAGCCATCTTCTTCAGGCCTTCGTCACCGAGCCGGTGAAGCCGCTCATCCACACGGTCGTCGCCTATGGCTGCGGGAACATGTATGTCACGCAATCCGACAAGGGCGGCCTCGTCTTCGGCGGCGGTCTCGATCTCTACAATTCCTACGCCCAGCGCGGCAATCTGCCGGCCGTCCACGAGATGACGGAGCAGCTTCTGGCGCTCTTCCCGAATGTCTCGCGCCTCAAGCTCCTGCGTTCCTGGGGCGGCATCATGGACATGTCGATGGACGGCAGCCCGATCATCGACAAGGGGCCCCTGCCCGGCCTCTACCTCGATTGCGGCTGGTGCTACGGCGGTTTCAAGGCGACACCCGCAGCCGGCTGGTGTTTTGCCCATACGATCGCCAATGACGAGCCGCACCCGCTCAACGCCGCCTATCGCCTCGACCGCTTCAAGGACGGCCGGGTGCTGGACGAGGCCGGCGTCGGCCCAACCCCGAGATTGCATTGA
- a CDS encoding tetratricopeptide repeat protein translates to MPIALPAITVSAAPAPLACDRRRGMARAGNLLFSLALTLLALLFLSNPSRAAGMDDDTSRHLSASERRTELSRLYDELKGARSETEGRRIENLIWQAWMVGPTAEISQMMQEALTARRVADYDKATAILDDVIARAPDYAEAWNQRATLRFLEGDLDGSLEDIDRVMELEPKHFAALSGRGLILLHQGRTRLAHKALREAVAINPWLKERALLPATPDGDAPADEEEEDAAGGRDI, encoded by the coding sequence ATGCCGATTGCCTTGCCGGCGATAACCGTCTCCGCAGCTCCGGCTCCGCTCGCTTGCGACAGGCGCCGGGGTATGGCGCGCGCCGGCAACCTCCTCTTCTCCTTGGCACTTACCCTTCTCGCGCTTCTCTTCCTTTCGAACCCGAGCCGCGCCGCCGGCATGGACGACGACACCAGCCGGCATCTTTCCGCCTCCGAGCGGAGGACGGAACTCTCCCGTCTCTACGATGAGCTCAAAGGCGCCCGGAGCGAAACGGAAGGCCGGCGCATCGAGAACCTGATCTGGCAGGCCTGGATGGTCGGCCCGACCGCAGAGATTTCGCAGATGATGCAGGAGGCGCTCACCGCCCGCCGCGTCGCCGATTACGACAAGGCAACGGCGATCCTCGATGACGTGATCGCCCGGGCGCCCGATTACGCCGAGGCCTGGAATCAGCGCGCCACCTTGCGCTTTCTCGAAGGTGATCTCGACGGCTCGCTCGAGGACATCGACCGCGTCATGGAGCTCGAGCCCAAGCACTTCGCGGCACTCTCCGGACGCGGCCTCATCCTCCTGCACCAGGGGCGCACGCGGCTTGCCCACAAAGCGTTGCGCGAAGCCGTCGCCATCAATCCCTGGCTCAAAGAGCGGGCGCTGCTTCCCGCGACGCCCGATGGCGACGCGCCCGCAGACGAGGAGGAGGAAGACGCCGCGGGCGGCCGCGACATCTGA
- a CDS encoding TRAP transporter small permease gives MSGGIFPEAEARVGRLVGGVCAALAILGGLVLVVLTVMTVLSIAGRALVPLGLGPVPGDFELVEAGVAFAVFSFLPWCQFRRGHVTVDLLAERFGPRGMAACALASNLVMTAIACLLAWRLGLGMQDKRLYPETTFILQFPIWWPYAASLAGAWMFAVASAYTVWRALNETLTTGEQAGLRPRGTESGE, from the coding sequence GTGAGCGGAGGGATTTTTCCCGAAGCCGAAGCGCGCGTCGGCCGCCTCGTCGGTGGGGTCTGTGCTGCTCTTGCCATTCTCGGCGGTCTCGTCCTCGTCGTTTTGACGGTGATGACCGTTCTCTCCATCGCCGGCCGCGCGCTGGTGCCTTTGGGGCTCGGTCCGGTCCCGGGCGATTTCGAGCTCGTGGAAGCGGGCGTGGCCTTCGCCGTCTTTTCCTTCCTTCCCTGGTGCCAGTTTCGCCGTGGCCACGTCACCGTCGACCTTCTGGCGGAGCGATTCGGTCCGCGCGGCATGGCGGCTTGTGCGCTTGCGTCCAATCTCGTCATGACGGCGATCGCCTGTCTTCTCGCCTGGCGCCTTGGTCTCGGCATGCAGGACAAGAGGCTCTACCCGGAGACGACCTTCATCCTGCAATTCCCGATCTGGTGGCCCTATGCGGCCTCTCTCGCCGGCGCCTGGATGTTCGCCGTCGCCTCGGCCTACACCGTCTGGCGCGCCTTGAACGAGACGCTGACGACAGGCGAACAGGCGGGTCTGCGCCCGCGCGGCACGGAGTCCGGCGAGTGA
- a CDS encoding TRAP transporter large permease gives MSDVALGGWSFAVLLLFIFLRMPIGLAMLVVGLVGNVLVNGSWTPLLAQLKSLTYESFSSYSLSIVPLFLLMGQFATRGGMSRQLFDAAAALLGHRKGGVAMAAVGACAGFGAICGSSLATAATMAKVAIPEMRRFGYSGALSTGCLAAGGTLGILIPPSVILVIYAILTEQNIAKLFLAAVLPGLLAALGYMLAIAVYVRLRPNAAGRRDKADREERIAALIAVWPVLVVFIAVIGGIYLGIFTPTEGAAVGALGTGLIALANGALGPRALIDALLETAVATAMIFFIVFGAAVFNTFLAFSQLPQELAQSVMEAGLDPWTVLAAILLCYLAFGCVMDSLSMILLTIPIFFPLVSGLDFGLGPEEFAIWFGILVLIVVEVGLITPPVGMNLFVINSLSQDVPMSATFRGVIPFVASDILRIIILVAFPSITLVMLRILY, from the coding sequence GTGAGCGATGTGGCGCTTGGCGGCTGGTCTTTCGCCGTCCTCCTGCTTTTCATTTTCCTGCGCATGCCGATCGGCCTTGCGATGCTCGTCGTCGGTCTCGTCGGCAACGTTCTCGTCAACGGCTCCTGGACGCCGCTTCTGGCGCAGCTCAAATCGCTCACCTATGAGAGCTTTTCGAGCTATTCGCTGTCGATCGTGCCGCTCTTTCTCCTGATGGGGCAGTTCGCGACGCGCGGAGGCATGTCGCGGCAGCTCTTCGATGCGGCGGCCGCGCTGCTCGGCCACCGCAAGGGCGGCGTCGCCATGGCCGCCGTCGGCGCCTGTGCCGGTTTCGGGGCGATCTGCGGCTCGTCCCTTGCGACGGCCGCCACCATGGCCAAGGTGGCGATCCCGGAGATGCGCCGCTTCGGCTATTCGGGGGCGCTTTCGACCGGCTGCCTCGCCGCGGGCGGCACGCTCGGCATCCTCATTCCGCCCTCTGTCATCCTGGTGATCTATGCCATCCTGACGGAGCAGAACATCGCCAAGCTCTTTCTCGCCGCCGTCCTGCCGGGGCTCTTGGCGGCACTCGGCTATATGCTGGCGATCGCAGTCTATGTGCGCCTGCGGCCGAACGCGGCCGGGCGTCGCGACAAGGCCGATCGGGAGGAGAGGATCGCCGCTCTCATCGCCGTCTGGCCGGTCCTTGTCGTTTTCATTGCCGTCATCGGCGGCATCTATCTCGGCATTTTCACGCCGACGGAAGGGGCGGCTGTCGGCGCTCTGGGCACCGGCCTCATTGCGCTCGCGAACGGTGCCCTCGGGCCTCGCGCCCTGATCGACGCGCTGCTAGAGACGGCGGTCGCCACCGCCATGATCTTCTTCATCGTTTTCGGCGCGGCCGTCTTCAACACCTTCCTCGCCTTCTCGCAGCTGCCGCAGGAACTCGCGCAAAGCGTGATGGAGGCAGGCCTCGATCCGTGGACGGTGCTTGCCGCGATCCTGCTTTGCTATCTCGCTTTCGGATGCGTGATGGATTCGCTGTCGATGATCCTCCTCACCATCCCGATCTTCTTTCCGCTCGTGAGTGGTCTCGATTTCGGTCTCGGGCCAGAGGAATTCGCTATCTGGTTCGGTATCTTAGTCTTGATCGTCGTAGAGGTCGGGCTGATTACGCCGCCGGTTGGGATGAACCTCTTCGTGATCAACTCGTTGTCACAAGATGTTCCGATGAGCGCCACTTTCCGTGGCGTCATCCCCTTTGTCGCCAGCGACATTTTGCGCATAATAATTTTAGTTGCCTTCCCTTCGATCACCCTCGTTATGCTTCGAATTCTCTATTGA